A window of the Coleofasciculus sp. FACHB-T130 genome harbors these coding sequences:
- the trxB gene encoding thioredoxin-disulfide reductase, which yields MTNPTVENLVIIGSGPAGYTAAIYAARANLKPFVFEGFQSGGLPGGQLMTTTEVENFPGFPEGITGPELMDRMKAQAERWGAELVTEDVISVDLSQRPFIVRSEEREVRTHSIVIATGATAKRLGLPSEHEFWSRGISACAICDGATPIFHGAELAVVGGGDSAAEESVYLTKYGDRVHMLIRGDKMRASKAMQDRVLNNPRITLHWNSQPVDVVGEDGRMTGIKLKHTQTGEESVLPVKGLFYAVGHQPNTSLFKGQMELDEVGYIVTKPGSVETSVEGVFAAGDVQDREYRQAITAAGTGCMAAMLAERWLSVNGLLQEYRQQIHTSEEPDTPADEPGDKIAELNPEAAFNPQATRHEGSYALRKLFHDSDRLLMVKYVSPNCGPCHTLKPILNKVVDEFDGKIHFVEIDIAEDRDIAENAGVTGTPTVQFFKNKELVGEMKGVKQKSQFRQMIEQYV from the coding sequence ATGACCAACCCAACAGTAGAGAACTTGGTGATTATTGGTTCTGGCCCTGCGGGATATACCGCTGCTATCTATGCGGCGCGGGCGAATCTGAAACCCTTTGTGTTTGAAGGCTTTCAATCTGGGGGGCTACCTGGTGGGCAGCTGATGACCACGACGGAAGTGGAGAACTTTCCGGGGTTTCCAGAAGGGATTACCGGACCAGAATTGATGGATCGGATGAAGGCTCAGGCTGAGAGATGGGGGGCTGAGTTAGTTACCGAGGATGTGATTTCGGTGGATTTGAGTCAGCGTCCTTTTATTGTCCGCTCTGAGGAACGGGAAGTTAGAACTCATAGTATTGTAATTGCTACGGGGGCGACGGCGAAGAGGTTAGGGCTGCCCAGCGAGCATGAATTTTGGAGCCGGGGGATCTCGGCTTGCGCGATTTGTGATGGTGCGACACCGATCTTCCACGGTGCGGAACTGGCTGTGGTTGGCGGGGGTGACTCAGCGGCTGAGGAATCAGTTTACTTGACTAAGTATGGCGATCGCGTTCACATGCTGATTCGCGGCGACAAGATGCGGGCAAGTAAAGCAATGCAGGATCGGGTGCTGAATAACCCTAGGATTACGCTTCACTGGAATTCTCAGCCTGTGGATGTTGTCGGTGAAGATGGTCGGATGACCGGGATTAAGCTCAAACATACTCAAACGGGTGAAGAGAGTGTTCTCCCTGTTAAAGGATTGTTCTACGCGGTTGGTCATCAGCCCAACACCTCCCTATTTAAGGGGCAGATGGAATTGGATGAAGTTGGTTACATCGTGACGAAGCCTGGTTCGGTGGAGACGAGTGTAGAAGGTGTCTTTGCTGCGGGGGATGTCCAGGATCGTGAATATCGTCAGGCGATTACTGCGGCGGGTACTGGGTGTATGGCAGCAATGTTGGCGGAACGATGGCTATCTGTTAATGGTTTGCTCCAGGAGTATCGTCAGCAGATACATACGTCTGAAGAGCCAGATACACCGGCAGATGAGCCTGGTGATAAGATAGCTGAGCTGAATCCAGAAGCGGCGTTTAACCCGCAGGCGACGAGGCATGAGGGTAGCTATGCGTTGCGGAAGCTATTTCATGATAGCGATCGCCTGCTGATGGTCAAATATGTCTCGCCCAATTGCGGGCCTTGCCATACGCTAAAGCCGATCTTAAATAAGGTGGTGGATGAGTTCGATGGCAAAATCCACTTTGTAGAAATTGACATTGCGGAAGATAGAGACATTGCCGAG
- a CDS encoding class I SAM-dependent methyltransferase, which yields MNDQASELLERIRQQFDFGPYPRIPIDKSPKDNPNYLFIHNLVTPYYLRNQKIIDTKEKLILDAGCGTGYKTLILAEANPGAKIVGIDISEESIKLAQQRLTYHGFENTEFHILSLYDLPKLRLKFDYINCDELLYLFPDISVGLAALKSILKPKGIIRSNLHSSLQRFTHYRTQEVFKMMGLMDSNPEEMEIEIAVETMKALKDGVDIKAKTWNPSYEKEDGKEGVLMNYLFQGDKGYTIPDLFAALRAADLEFISMVNWRHWDVTDLFNEPENLPAFWGMSLPEVSTEERLHLFELMHPVHRLLDFWCGHSSHADSFTPVEQWELSDWQAAKVHLHPQLRTSQVKEDLLKCLVEQKAFEISGYVTHPAMAPVQIDSSILICLLPLWEEPKPVKFLTERWLKVKPLNPVTLEPVTFMEALNEVKELLSKLDFFRYVLLELSA from the coding sequence ATGAACGACCAAGCATCAGAGTTACTAGAAAGAATTCGTCAGCAATTTGACTTTGGACCCTATCCCAGAATTCCAATAGATAAATCTCCTAAGGATAATCCTAACTATCTTTTTATTCATAATTTAGTAACACCTTACTACTTAAGAAATCAAAAAATTATAGATACTAAAGAAAAATTAATTTTAGATGCAGGTTGTGGTACTGGCTACAAAACCTTAATATTAGCAGAAGCAAATCCAGGCGCAAAAATAGTTGGCATAGACATATCAGAAGAGTCAATCAAATTAGCACAACAACGCCTAACATATCATGGTTTTGAAAATACAGAGTTTCACATTCTCTCTCTCTATGACTTACCAAAACTACGTTTAAAATTTGACTATATTAATTGTGATGAGCTTCTTTATTTGTTCCCAGATATATCTGTTGGCTTAGCCGCCCTGAAATCTATACTAAAGCCAAAAGGTATTATTCGCAGTAATTTGCATAGTTCCTTGCAAAGATTTACCCATTATCGTACCCAAGAAGTTTTCAAGATGATGGGGCTAATGGATAGTAACCCAGAGGAGATGGAAATAGAAATTGCTGTAGAAACCATGAAGGCTTTAAAAGACGGTGTTGACATAAAAGCTAAAACTTGGAATCCCAGCTATGAAAAAGAAGATGGCAAAGAGGGGGTGTTGATGAACTATCTGTTCCAAGGTGATAAAGGTTACACGATTCCTGATTTGTTCGCTGCTCTGAGAGCAGCAGACCTAGAATTTATCAGCATGGTGAACTGGCGACACTGGGATGTCACTGACTTATTTAATGAGCCAGAAAATTTGCCAGCTTTTTGGGGGATGAGTTTACCAGAAGTTTCTACAGAGGAACGGCTGCATCTTTTTGAACTTATGCACCCAGTTCATCGGTTGTTGGATTTTTGGTGCGGTCATTCGAGTCACGCAGACTCGTTCACGCCAGTTGAACAGTGGGAATTATCGGATTGGCAAGCCGCTAAGGTACATCTACATCCTCAACTAAGGACTTCTCAGGTCAAGGAAGACCTTCTAAAGTGCCTTGTGGAGCAGAAAGCTTTTGAAATTAGCGGTTATGTCACCCACCCAGCTATGGCTCCTGTCCAGATAGACAGTAGTATACTAATTTGCTTGCTACCCCTGTGGGAAGAGCCAAAGCCTGTTAAATTTCTGACGGAACGCTGGCTTAAGGTAAAACCGCTGAACCCTGTAACCTTGGAACCTGTGACCTTCATGGAAGCCCTCAACGAAGTGAAAGAACTTCTCAGCAAGCTAGATTTCTTTCGCTATGTACTTTTAGAACTATCTGCGTAA
- a CDS encoding type IV pilin-like G/H family protein, protein MKTELKAKFLQHLNQKKQDEGFTLIELLVVIIIIGILAAIALPSFLSQANKGKQSEAKTYVGSLNKAQQANFTEKSVFIGGGSAAIPASGIGIKTQTVNYIYGASTAGAGTGSYASSYSSIPSNITAPLKNYTGYVSLILAGTGTAAGAGEYTSVAVLCESKTAGGFGTTPLVGTGTAAGAGCNTNQVQVGGTQ, encoded by the coding sequence ATGAAGACCGAACTGAAAGCCAAATTTCTGCAACACCTCAACCAGAAAAAGCAGGACGAAGGTTTCACCCTGATTGAACTACTCGTCGTTATCATCATTATCGGTATTCTGGCTGCCATTGCTCTGCCGTCCTTCCTTAGCCAAGCCAACAAGGGCAAGCAGTCTGAAGCCAAGACTTACGTCGGTTCCCTGAATAAAGCTCAGCAGGCAAACTTCACGGAAAAAAGCGTTTTCATCGGTGGTGGTTCGGCAGCTATCCCGGCTTCGGGCATTGGCATCAAAACCCAAACTGTCAACTATATATACGGTGCATCTACCGCTGGTGCAGGCACTGGTTCATACGCGTCAAGCTATTCTAGTATACCTTCCAACATTACTGCACCTCTGAAAAACTATACTGGCTATGTATCCCTGATTCTGGCTGGTACTGGCACTGCTGCTGGTGCTGGTGAGTACACAAGCGTTGCCGTTTTGTGTGAGAGCAAAACAGCTGGCGGTTTTGGTACAACTCCCCTCGTTGGTACTGGTACTGCTGCTGGTGCCGGATGCAATACTAACCAAGTTCAAGTTGGTGGTACACAGTAA
- a CDS encoding O-linked N-acetylglucosamine transferase, SPINDLY family protein yields the protein MTSSQVVTTATDWQKQANQYLLQGFYSKAADLYETAISVEPEVKAYYWLLGLMLLLQGQEAEAQTTWMLGIAEGELEEIELWTAELVQVLLTEAERREVIEDYQIAWAIRQHIREIAPTDANNILHIILLSIQLENFTGKDITESGIIELLQEKKGNVEFNLLQQVLVSLMTYAYADPAVLAFTEACINYGNEPQTIIDIVILTCIKIAYSGNQPKIASRYAELCLDRCNNLPQIQSQLTVFYQNCYEYDKGIETAKHCYESSTSLLEKVYSNYLIIRALMSASGYWEESCLTFALHKELLLSLIKEWPLNINVDYLPSLLVTPFFAPYFKDDLPNNRLIQNKIAQICYENHQKSIKEAARVEENQKVPSTQILTKKKKVLKIGYVSQCLRRHSVGWISRWLFKHHDRERFQIHTYLVGYLSIDDFTQNWFVGNSDRAYRADVLGLEILKQMEEDELDILVDLDSITSGHTCQIFNRKLAPIQVSWLGWDASGLPSIDYFIADPYVLPDYAQEHYTETIWRLPNTYVAVDGFEVAAPTLRRDQLDIPNDAVVYFVAQKGYKRNPDNVRLQMRILKEVPNSYFLIKGPSDEKSSRTFFEKIAVEEGVNCARLKFMPIDISEEVHRANLGVADVVLDTYPYNGATTTLETLWMGIPLVTRVGEQFSARNSYGMMINAGITEGIAWTDEEYVEWGVRLGKDAVLRQQVAWKLKQSRQTAPLWNAKQFTREMEKAYEQMWEKYTQGNRT from the coding sequence ATGACTTCTTCACAAGTTGTGACAACTGCTACGGATTGGCAAAAACAAGCAAATCAATACCTACTTCAAGGATTTTATAGCAAAGCAGCAGACCTTTACGAGACAGCAATTTCAGTTGAACCTGAAGTAAAGGCTTATTACTGGCTTTTGGGATTAATGCTTCTGTTGCAGGGGCAGGAAGCTGAGGCTCAGACAACTTGGATGCTGGGAATTGCAGAGGGAGAACTAGAAGAAATAGAGCTGTGGACAGCGGAATTGGTTCAAGTTCTGCTAACAGAAGCAGAGCGACGAGAAGTTATTGAAGATTATCAAATTGCCTGGGCTATCCGCCAACATATCCGGGAAATTGCTCCAACAGATGCTAACAATATCTTACATATTATTTTACTTTCTATTCAACTGGAAAACTTTACAGGTAAAGATATAACAGAATCAGGAATCATTGAGTTGTTGCAGGAAAAAAAAGGCAATGTAGAGTTTAATTTATTGCAACAAGTTTTAGTAAGCCTTATGACTTATGCCTATGCTGACCCGGCAGTTCTCGCATTTACTGAGGCTTGCATAAACTATGGTAATGAGCCTCAAACAATAATTGATATTGTGATACTTACTTGTATAAAAATTGCTTACTCTGGAAACCAACCTAAAATAGCATCGCGCTATGCTGAATTGTGTCTAGATAGATGTAATAACCTTCCTCAGATTCAGTCGCAGCTAACAGTTTTTTATCAAAACTGTTATGAATACGATAAAGGTATAGAAACAGCAAAGCACTGCTATGAGTCATCTACATCTTTACTAGAAAAGGTTTACAGCAATTACCTAATAATTAGAGCATTGATGTCTGCATCGGGGTATTGGGAAGAATCGTGTTTGACATTTGCATTACATAAAGAACTGCTGCTTTCACTTATAAAAGAATGGCCACTAAATATAAACGTAGACTATTTACCATCTCTTTTGGTCACACCATTTTTTGCCCCATACTTCAAAGATGACCTTCCTAATAATCGCTTGATTCAAAATAAGATTGCTCAGATTTGCTATGAAAATCATCAAAAATCAATAAAAGAAGCAGCAAGAGTAGAAGAAAATCAAAAGGTGCCTTCTACTCAAATATTAACTAAAAAGAAAAAAGTTCTCAAAATTGGCTATGTTTCTCAATGCCTAAGAAGACACTCGGTAGGCTGGATATCTCGCTGGCTATTTAAGCATCACGATCGGGAACGGTTCCAAATTCACACTTATCTGGTAGGCTATTTATCGATTGATGATTTTACTCAAAATTGGTTTGTTGGTAACAGCGATCGTGCTTACCGTGCTGATGTTCTCGGCTTAGAAATTCTTAAGCAAATGGAGGAGGATGAACTTGATATTCTAGTCGATCTCGATAGTATTACATCTGGGCATACGTGTCAAATTTTTAACAGAAAGCTTGCTCCAATTCAAGTAAGTTGGTTAGGATGGGATGCTTCAGGGTTACCATCCATTGACTACTTTATTGCAGATCCTTATGTTCTGCCTGATTATGCTCAGGAACACTATACAGAAACTATTTGGCGGCTGCCCAATACCTATGTCGCAGTTGATGGGTTTGAAGTAGCTGCGCCTACTCTGCGGCGCGATCAGCTAGATATTCCCAATGATGCTGTTGTGTACTTTGTTGCACAGAAGGGGTATAAACGGAACCCCGATAATGTACGACTACAGATGAGGATTCTCAAAGAAGTACCGAATAGCTATTTTCTGATCAAAGGCCCATCTGATGAAAAATCTTCACGAACTTTTTTTGAAAAGATTGCTGTAGAGGAGGGTGTGAATTGCGCTCGCCTGAAATTTATGCCAATTGACATTTCAGAAGAAGTTCATCGAGCTAACCTGGGTGTTGCTGATGTGGTACTGGATACTTATCCCTACAACGGAGCTACAACTACTCTAGAAACACTCTGGATGGGTATTCCTTTGGTAACGCGAGTGGGTGAGCAATTTTCTGCACGTAACAGCTACGGCATGATGATAAATGCAGGTATAACAGAAGGTATCGCTTGGACGGATGAAGAATATGTAGAATGGGGAGTTCGTTTAGGGAAAGATGCAGTTTTGCGGCAACAAGTTGCTTGGAAACTGAAACAATCGCGGCAAACAGCTCCTTTGTGGAATGCTAAGCAGTTCACCCGCGAAATGGAAAAGGCTTACGAGCAGATGTGGGAAAAGTATACTCAAGGCAATCGTACTTAA
- a CDS encoding FkbM family methyltransferase: MSVFLSSLKKSGHLNQLHLTICNVGSRKLGSHDDYTSLGWDIFAPRLTIYGFDADVDACDEANAELEARQINWTEKHIPLALGNSVGESTLYVTKHPMCSSLYPPNEPYLARFGGLPELVNLDFTLEIETTTLDAFCQTEGIQEIDFLQVDVQGADLQVLEGASEILKRSTLAVQVEVEFSHLYDKQPLFADVDTYLRKKGFTLFDLATSYRTRARSPIHSRVRAGQLLWADAFYFRDLIREDISIPLKTPKQIFKLACMADIMNFPDYALELLEYLTLQYGTDANYNFANNIIESLAQFPGLIQQGLGSLPIVEKIRDRVSGDVQGLLA, from the coding sequence ATGTCAGTTTTTCTTTCCAGTTTAAAGAAAAGCGGTCACTTGAATCAGCTCCACCTAACTATATGTAATGTTGGTTCTCGTAAATTAGGAAGTCACGATGACTACACCAGCCTTGGCTGGGATATCTTTGCACCTCGGCTCACTATATACGGATTCGATGCAGATGTAGATGCTTGTGATGAAGCGAACGCTGAGCTTGAAGCTAGACAAATAAATTGGACAGAAAAACACATTCCCTTAGCACTGGGAAATTCTGTAGGAGAGTCTACACTCTATGTAACCAAACATCCCATGTGTAGTTCCTTATATCCACCCAATGAACCATACTTAGCTAGGTTTGGCGGACTTCCAGAGTTAGTAAATTTAGATTTTACTCTAGAAATTGAAACCACAACTTTAGATGCTTTTTGTCAAACAGAGGGAATCCAAGAGATTGATTTTCTTCAGGTTGATGTTCAGGGTGCGGATCTGCAAGTTTTGGAAGGAGCTTCTGAGATATTAAAACGCAGTACTCTGGCTGTTCAAGTTGAAGTTGAATTTTCTCATTTATACGATAAACAGCCTTTGTTTGCGGATGTAGACACTTATCTCCGAAAAAAAGGCTTTACATTATTTGACTTAGCTACTTCTTATCGTACTCGTGCGCGATCACCTATTCATTCAAGAGTTCGTGCTGGACAATTACTTTGGGCAGATGCGTTTTACTTCCGAGATTTGATTAGAGAGGATATCAGTATCCCTTTAAAAACACCAAAGCAAATTTTTAAGTTAGCTTGCATGGCCGATATAATGAATTTTCCAGATTATGCTCTGGAACTATTGGAGTATTTGACTCTGCAATATGGAACTGATGCAAATTATAATTTTGCTAACAATATCATTGAGAGTTTGGCTCAATTTCCTGGGCTGATACAGCAAGGATTAGGTTCCTTGCCTATTGTGGAAAAAATTCGCGATCGCGTTAGTGGCGATGTTCAAGGTTTGCTTGCTTAA
- a CDS encoding FkbM family methyltransferase: MATSLASADAYWKYLEKACICLDSNVRSRINTILDGTSWDDPTSALDLNNIAVVALIEAEQSHEPSVRSLYVEMALEALNRGAELDGNPLCTAHLALVLAMIGESEQAMQTAFSTFVATLQPAYINDKPIALGIVYLPPTPTSLIDFQYEKLAQILQIEDGYSQALLLFSEILCWATLVFYNKTGLRLLNLAAQLSPDSLAVNLKLGISSLMNNQWEGLLYLNRARQKAANSAIILQALHLAYRDIQQIEPAGLWLEIGRNIGKKMPGSVEWKWTNKEADSLLTYVPFEGKLLLAVEPSLRSIVTSVLIAEGDWFEKEMEFWRNWIKPGMTVIDVGANVGVYTFSAALKVGAEGCVLAVEPFSGCVRCLQETCKVNDLSWVKVCAGAASDRNGTARLSLHAASELNEIVSSDAEATNQHGNFEEIDCFSLDSLIEREHVKQVDLLKIDAEGHEMKVLEGSSQILSEFTPAILYENIAGSKSSNLAVADFLTSRGYQLFRYQPYLQQLIPVNSAEDLQGKLNIIALHTQEL, translated from the coding sequence ATGGCAACTTCTTTGGCTTCTGCTGATGCATATTGGAAATATCTCGAAAAGGCTTGTATTTGCCTCGATTCAAATGTGCGATCGCGTATAAACACCATTCTTGATGGTACTTCTTGGGATGACCCCACATCCGCCTTAGATTTAAATAATATTGCAGTAGTGGCACTCATTGAGGCAGAACAGTCTCACGAGCCATCTGTGCGTTCGCTTTATGTTGAGATGGCTTTAGAGGCCTTAAATAGGGGGGCAGAGTTGGATGGTAATCCCCTCTGCACAGCTCATCTGGCTCTAGTCCTAGCCATGATTGGAGAAAGCGAACAAGCGATGCAGACAGCTTTTTCTACCTTTGTTGCTACCCTCCAGCCTGCTTATATCAATGATAAACCAATTGCTCTAGGTATAGTATATCTACCTCCTACTCCCACTAGCTTAATAGATTTCCAGTATGAGAAACTAGCTCAAATTCTGCAAATTGAAGATGGCTATTCTCAAGCACTGTTGTTATTCAGTGAAATTTTGTGTTGGGCAACTCTCGTCTTTTACAATAAAACAGGACTACGATTATTAAATTTAGCTGCTCAACTATCACCCGATTCCCTTGCAGTTAATCTAAAACTGGGAATTTCTAGTTTGATGAATAATCAATGGGAAGGACTCTTGTATTTAAACCGCGCTAGGCAAAAAGCAGCAAATTCGGCAATTATTCTGCAAGCGCTACATTTAGCTTATCGAGATATACAACAGATAGAACCTGCTGGTTTATGGCTAGAAATTGGGCGAAATATCGGCAAGAAAATGCCAGGTTCTGTAGAGTGGAAATGGACTAATAAAGAAGCTGACAGTTTACTAACTTATGTACCTTTCGAGGGCAAATTATTATTAGCGGTTGAACCAAGTTTACGCAGTATTGTAACCAGCGTACTGATTGCTGAAGGAGACTGGTTCGAGAAAGAAATGGAGTTTTGGCGAAACTGGATAAAACCCGGTATGACGGTTATCGATGTGGGTGCGAATGTAGGAGTATATACTTTCAGCGCTGCTTTAAAGGTGGGAGCGGAAGGATGCGTACTAGCTGTTGAACCTTTTTCAGGCTGCGTTCGTTGTTTGCAAGAAACCTGTAAAGTTAATGACTTAAGTTGGGTTAAAGTTTGTGCAGGAGCAGCAAGCGATCGCAATGGCACAGCCCGATTGTCTCTCCATGCTGCTAGTGAACTTAACGAAATAGTTTCTAGTGATGCAGAAGCAACAAACCAGCATGGTAATTTTGAGGAAATTGACTGCTTTTCTCTTGACAGTCTAATTGAACGCGAACATGTCAAGCAGGTTGATTTATTGAAAATTGATGCTGAAGGACATGAAATGAAAGTGTTAGAGGGAAGCAGCCAGATTCTCAGCGAATTTACTCCTGCTATACTTTACGAAAATATTGCAGGTAGTAAAAGCAGTAATCTAGCTGTTGCCGATTTTCTGACATCCAGAGGCTATCAACTATTTCGATATCAGCCTTACCTACAGCAGCTTATTCCAGTTAATTCTGCTGAAGATTTGCAAGGTAAATTGAATATAATTGCTTTGCACACCCAGGAATTATAA
- a CDS encoding transposase, which produces MKYLKETLGWHFRIRIKRSFQFQLKGQWRKVSSVALQPGQAYFTPGVAVGKTKPYSSVYLAFAHDKQSNETWVIVSDEPTTLQTFAQYRLRFQVEESFLDIKSNGLKLEASRLRDKFALSQLCAVIALTMLFLVLQGVQVVVSGKRRQVDAHWQRGMSYLKLGWNWIRLAITQQWKIQVAPFLPGAPDPQPALASKRQYDESCKREFTVLTRIPAS; this is translated from the coding sequence ATGAAGTACCTCAAAGAAACCCTGGGTTGGCATTTTCGGATTCGCATTAAGCGCTCATTCCAGTTTCAACTTAAGGGGCAGTGGCGCAAAGTATCGTCGGTGGCGTTGCAACCGGGGCAAGCCTACTTCACTCCTGGGGTTGCAGTCGGCAAAACCAAGCCCTATTCGAGCGTCTATCTTGCATTTGCCCATGATAAGCAAAGTAATGAAACCTGGGTGATTGTGAGTGACGAACCAACCACCCTGCAAACTTTTGCCCAATATCGCTTGAGGTTTCAGGTGGAAGAATCGTTTTTGGACATTAAGTCGAACGGGTTAAAACTGGAAGCGTCAAGGCTGCGGGACAAGTTTGCCCTGTCTCAGTTGTGCGCTGTCATTGCCTTAACAATGTTATTTCTGGTATTACAAGGAGTGCAAGTCGTTGTATCAGGCAAGCGTCGTCAAGTCGATGCTCACTGGCAACGAGGGATGAGTTACCTCAAACTGGGTTGGAACTGGATTCGCCTTGCCATTACACAGCAATGGAAAATTCAGGTTGCTCCGTTTCTCCCTGGTGCACCTGACCCGCAACCTGCCCTTGCTTCCAAGCGACAATACGATGAATCCTGCAAGCGTGAATTTACGGTCCTCACCCGCATTCCTGCTTCTTAA
- the apcD gene encoding allophycocyanin subunit alpha-B produces the protein MSVVSQVILKADDELRYPSSGELNSIKDFLQTGAQRVRIANTLAENEKKIVQEASKQLWQKRPDFIAPGGNAYGERQRALCLRDYGWYLRLITYGVLSGDKEPIEKIGLIGVREMYNSLGVPVPGMAESIRCLKKASLDLLSEDDAIAAAPYFDYIIQAMS, from the coding sequence ATGAGTGTAGTTAGCCAAGTTATTCTCAAAGCAGACGACGAACTTCGTTACCCCAGTAGTGGCGAACTCAACAGCATCAAAGACTTTTTGCAAACTGGCGCACAGCGGGTGCGTATCGCCAACACGCTGGCTGAAAATGAGAAAAAAATTGTTCAAGAAGCCAGTAAGCAGCTCTGGCAAAAACGCCCGGACTTCATTGCGCCAGGGGGAAATGCCTACGGGGAGCGGCAACGGGCGCTGTGCCTGCGGGATTACGGCTGGTACTTGCGTCTAATTACCTACGGAGTTCTTTCCGGTGACAAGGAACCGATTGAAAAAATTGGTTTGATTGGCGTGCGGGAAATGTACAACTCCCTCGGCGTTCCTGTCCCAGGCATGGCTGAATCTATCCGTTGCTTGAAAAAAGCCTCCCTCGACTTACTCAGCGAGGACGATGCAATCGCCGCTGCTCCTTATTTCGACTACATCATTCAAGCCATGTCCTGA
- the rlmD gene encoding 23S rRNA (uracil(1939)-C(5))-methyltransferase RlmD: MSLTKSLNTGSSEAGEDLWQQGQLVEIIISDLSDSGDGVGRLGGRVVFVPDTVPGDRALVRLVRVKPQYAHGKLDEILEASSDRIRPSCIVADKCGGCQWQHIDYQHQLEAKRNQVIQALERIGGIAQPTVDPVLAVADPLGYRNKATYPVKRSSTGQVQAGYYQKGSHHLINLNQCPVQDSRLNPLLAEVKQDIQERGWGIYDEKLHRGKIRHLGLRIGRRTGEILLTLVVKDWNLAGIDAQAQEWLTRYPQLVGVSLNCNPDRTNAIFGTETRCIAGQPYLLEEFAGLQFQVRPDTFFQVYTEQAEALLQAIADELDLQGNEVLVDAYCGIGTLTLPLAQKVKQAIGLEMQPEAVEQAILNAQLNNITNVKFYTGTVETLLPTLEVKPDIVLLDPPRQGCVSSGRPKDGRDVLETLLEIQPSRIVYVSCKPATLARDLKLLCQSGGYKLTRVQPADFFPQTSHVECAAVLVRQ, from the coding sequence ATGTCACTAACAAAATCACTAAATACAGGTTCTAGCGAGGCGGGTGAAGACCTTTGGCAACAAGGTCAACTGGTGGAAATAATCATCAGCGATCTTAGTGACAGCGGTGACGGAGTGGGTCGTTTGGGAGGTCGGGTAGTTTTTGTCCCGGATACGGTTCCGGGCGATCGCGCTCTTGTGCGCTTGGTGCGAGTCAAACCTCAATATGCCCACGGCAAATTGGACGAGATTTTGGAAGCATCTAGCGATCGCATCCGTCCATCCTGCATTGTGGCAGATAAGTGCGGGGGCTGTCAGTGGCAGCATATTGACTACCAACACCAGCTAGAAGCCAAGAGAAATCAGGTGATCCAAGCCCTAGAACGCATTGGCGGGATCGCCCAGCCAACGGTCGATCCCGTCCTGGCAGTTGCCGATCCGTTGGGCTATCGCAACAAAGCGACCTATCCGGTAAAACGGTCATCTACGGGTCAAGTCCAAGCAGGTTATTACCAAAAAGGCAGCCACCACCTGATTAACTTGAATCAATGCCCGGTTCAAGACTCGCGTTTGAATCCCTTGCTGGCAGAAGTCAAGCAAGACATCCAGGAGCGGGGTTGGGGAATTTATGACGAAAAACTTCACCGAGGGAAAATCCGTCATTTGGGGCTGCGGATTGGGCGACGCACGGGCGAAATATTGCTAACCTTGGTCGTCAAAGATTGGAATCTCGCCGGGATCGATGCTCAAGCTCAGGAGTGGTTAACTCGGTACCCCCAGCTAGTGGGCGTCTCGCTGAACTGCAATCCCGATCGCACCAATGCAATTTTTGGCACGGAAACCCGCTGTATCGCCGGACAACCTTACTTGCTTGAGGAATTCGCGGGTTTACAGTTCCAAGTGCGTCCCGACACCTTTTTTCAAGTTTATACAGAGCAAGCTGAAGCGCTGTTACAGGCGATCGCTGATGAACTGGATCTGCAAGGCAATGAGGTGCTAGTAGATGCCTACTGCGGCATTGGCACGTTAACCTTGCCGTTGGCGCAGAAGGTAAAGCAGGCAATTGGCTTGGAGATGCAGCCAGAAGCAGTCGAGCAAGCGATTCTCAATGCCCAATTGAATAACATCACGAATGTAAAGTTTTATACGGGAACGGTAGAGACGTTATTGCCCACGCTGGAGGTGAAGCCGGATATTGTATTGCTCGATCCCCCGCGGCAGGGATGCGTCAGCTCAGGGCGTCCGAAGGACGGTCGCGATGTCTTAGAAACCCTTTTAGAAATTCAGCCGAGTCGGATTGTCTACGTTAGTTGTAAACCCGCTACCCTAGCCCGCGATCTCAAATTATTGTGTCAATCGGGTGGCTATAAGCTAACCCGCGTACAACCTGCTGACTTCTTTCCCCAAACGTCTCACGTTGAATGTGCCGCCGTTCTTGTACGGCAATGA